The following DNA comes from Cystobacter fuscus DSM 2262.
AATGGAGCGTAGGCATCAGCAGGGCTATCAGTGGTTGTTGGAGCATCCCCGGCGAAAGAATCTCCTGGGCTACTGGCAGAGCGCGCTCACCAAGCAGATTCCACCCATCATTGAATCGAAATTGGATGATGAGGAGAGAGCAGAAGAGCAAGAGCGGGTGGAGCGGGCGCGAGAACAGCCCGTGACGGTGGAAGAATTGCGTGCCTTCTACCATTGCTGCATGCCCGACAACGCCTGGGCTCTTTGGAACTTGGTCAAGCATTTCCAAGTATCCGAACTCGTTCCGGAGTTGCTCGAAACGCTGGTGGTGGGCCCGCCAAGATACATGGGCAAGTGCCTGGAGGCGCTCTGTTCACAGGCGACGGAGAACGATTTTCGCGAGCAACTGGATGCCGCCTTGAAGCGGGCCTCTAGTACCCGCCGCGACGCCATCCTCTTCCTGAGCTACATGCACGACTGGGCCAGCGTGGCCCACTCCGAATCGGCATGGATCGTCAACCAAGCACTTGAGGAAGCGTTATCGTCTCCAGTGATGCCTGCGCTTCTCGCCTGCCGCCAGGAGGAAGAGAAAGGTGAGCCCCCACCCGAGATGCTTGCCAAGCTCGGCCCCGAGGATCGACGAGTTCTGAGGGGGTGGTCCCGCGAGACGGATTTTCGGCTCGGACGTGCCGCGCTCGTGGTACTCGCCGCGTTGGGGTGAACCCCAACGTGCTCGAACTCCGATCCCTGGCGATGAGGGGCCTCGTCGATCACCTCGCATACCAGCCTACGGCCGGGCAAACCGTGGACCTGGAGCCGCTTCTTTCCATGTCCAGCCATCCACGCGAGAGATTGGCCATCCCAGCGTGGTCGGGGTTGGCGCTCATCGGTGAGCGCGCCTGGAATGCCTGCTGTGAACTCCTGATAACCCGTGAGGAGCACACCGATGAGCAGGCAGCGCTGCTGGTGTTCATCTCGACGGGACTCGGATATCCGGTGCGACAGGGACCCATCGTTGGGCTGATTCCGGAAGACTCCCCTGTCTGGACGGTGGCAGAGTGGCTCACCCTTCAGGAGCCTACAGTAGAGGGTGCCTCCTCCATCAATCATGAACGGAATGACATGCGCGGAATCGTGGGGCGCATCTCCTCCCCCCTCACTACAGGTCATCGCGGTCAGGCTCAAGCTCCCTCAAGTGGGGCAGAGCCGAAGCCGGAAAAGGCAGGCGGGCCAGCAGAGACAGCAGTGAGGGTGGAGCCGACGAAGGAGCGTGCGCCGTGATTGGGTGAGCTACCTCATCTGCGCCAGGATGCCCGCCAACTCCTGTTCATCCGGCAGATAGACGTTCCCGAAGTCCAACACCCTGGGGTTGCCATGCAACATGGGGTTGACCGTGGGTCTGCGCACGGAGCCGTGGTACTCCCGTGCACCGGACTCCTCCATCAGCTTTCCGAGGTTGGATGAGCGGATTCCCGCCCCCGGCATGACGATGATGCGCTCGCCCGCGGCCTTCACCAACTCCCCCAGCACTCGTCCCGCTTCTGGCGCGCCACTGGCCTGACCCGACGTGAGCACACGCTCGCAACCCGCTTCGATCAGATCCTCCAGGGCCTGGAACATGTCCGGCGTCGCATCGAAGGCACGGTTGCAGGTGACGCCCATCGGCCCCGCCAGTTCGACGAACCGCTTCATCAAGTCCTTGTCGATCCGTCCATCGAGCAACTGCGCGCCAATGGAGATGCCATCGCAACCGAGCTCACGGCAGACGCGGATGTCCTGCTCGATGATGGCGATCTCGTCCTCATCGTAATAGTAGTTGCCCGCCCGGGGTCTCACGAGGGGGTAGAGCTTGATGGAGATCTTCTCCCGGGTGCGCTTGATGGCACCGTGGCTCGGAGTGGTTCCCCCTTCCGTCGGATTGTCGCAAAGCTCGACGCGAGAGGCACCGGCCTTCTCCGCGATGAGGCACGACTGGATGTTGAACGAGCAGACTTCGAGGATGGCCTTGGGCATGGAGGGCTACCGGGTCGAGCGTGGGCCGAAGGACGGCGGAGCATCCGCGGGAGCGGCACCCCATCCGCGGTCGGGCGTT
Coding sequences within:
- a CDS encoding copper homeostasis protein CutC gives rise to the protein MPKAILEVCSFNIQSCLIAEKAGASRVELCDNPTEGGTTPSHGAIKRTREKISIKLYPLVRPRAGNYYYDEDEIAIIEQDIRVCRELGCDGISIGAQLLDGRIDKDLMKRFVELAGPMGVTCNRAFDATPDMFQALEDLIEAGCERVLTSGQASGAPEAGRVLGELVKAAGERIIVMPGAGIRSSNLGKLMEESGAREYHGSVRRPTVNPMLHGNPRVLDFGNVYLPDEQELAGILAQMR